From the genome of Leptospira andrefontaineae, one region includes:
- the pheA gene encoding prephenate dehydratase: protein MAKNNDKLKEFRDKIDSLDKEIVKAIQARAEIASEIGEIKRENNEPIYRPDREKDVYEKILGLNGGPLPDKVLIAIYREIMSGSFSVEKGLKIGYLGPEGSFSHQAVRARFGTSVEATEFPSIPEVFRAVETDKADYGVVPVENSSEGLVNSTLDQFLVSDLNIYSEIYLKIHLNLLGYEHDLSKIKTLYGIKIANSQCRNWIAANLPHVEVSETPSTSRAASIVAEKKEACAAVASSIAAEIYGLDLVRESIEDMSDNTTRFLIIGKNQCPPTGNDKTSVVFSIPDKPGSLYKVLRPIFDKGINMTKIESRPTRRTSWEYNFFIDFLGHKKDPQIEEVLNVLKENTIYLRILGSYPISPPNP from the coding sequence ATGGCCAAGAATAACGACAAACTGAAAGAGTTCCGGGACAAGATAGATTCCCTGGACAAAGAAATCGTAAAGGCTATCCAGGCCAGGGCGGAGATTGCCTCCGAGATCGGAGAGATTAAAAGAGAGAATAACGAACCTATCTATCGCCCTGATAGAGAGAAGGACGTTTACGAAAAAATCCTTGGACTGAATGGAGGACCACTTCCGGACAAGGTATTAATTGCAATTTATAGAGAGATCATGTCCGGCTCCTTCTCCGTGGAGAAGGGTTTAAAGATCGGTTATCTAGGACCGGAAGGATCTTTTTCTCACCAAGCAGTTCGTGCAAGATTCGGAACTTCTGTTGAGGCTACCGAATTTCCTTCTATTCCGGAAGTGTTCCGCGCGGTGGAAACTGATAAAGCGGATTACGGAGTTGTTCCTGTGGAAAATTCTTCCGAAGGACTTGTGAACTCTACTTTGGATCAGTTCTTAGTTTCTGATCTAAATATTTATTCTGAAATTTATCTTAAGATACATTTGAATCTTTTAGGATACGAACATGATCTTTCTAAGATCAAAACCTTATACGGGATCAAGATCGCAAACTCTCAGTGCCGAAATTGGATCGCTGCGAACCTCCCTCATGTAGAAGTTTCGGAAACTCCTTCTACTTCTAGGGCGGCAAGTATTGTTGCGGAGAAGAAAGAAGCATGTGCTGCAGTAGCTTCTTCTATCGCTGCTGAAATTTACGGTTTGGATCTAGTTCGAGAGTCGATTGAAGATATGTCGGACAATACCACCAGATTTTTGATCATCGGTAAAAACCAATGTCCTCCGACCGGAAACGACAAGACCTCTGTAGTATTCTCGATCCCGGATAAACCGGGATCTTTATACAAAGTATTAAGACCTATCTTTGATAAAGGTATCAATATGACCAAGATAGAGTCCAGGCCTACGCGCAGGACTTCTTGGGAGTATAATTTCTTCATAGATTTCTTAGGTCATAAAAAGGATCCTCAGATAGAAGAGGTCCTAAACGTATTAAAAGAAAATACAATCTATCTCAGGATTTTGGGATCTTATCCGATCTCTCCACCTAACCCGTGA
- the scpB gene encoding SMC-Scp complex subunit ScpB: MIEALLFLSGEPLKLASIAKSIDCEKQEARDILDELILDYQEKDGGFVLREIAGAYQFSTNEKYSEILARLFKEKKREQLSRSSLDTLAIIAYKQPITLSEIDDIRGVSSRAMVTSLISKKLVKPVGNKEVPGRPALYGTTKDFLIHFGLNKLTDLPAPVEVKELKFENLDDLIENGQE; encoded by the coding sequence CTGATAGAAGCGCTGCTTTTCCTTTCCGGAGAGCCGCTTAAACTAGCCAGTATCGCAAAATCCATAGACTGCGAAAAACAGGAAGCTCGTGATATATTAGACGAGCTGATCTTGGACTACCAAGAGAAGGACGGAGGATTCGTTCTTAGAGAGATCGCAGGTGCTTATCAATTTTCTACGAACGAAAAATATTCTGAAATTTTAGCAAGGCTCTTCAAAGAGAAGAAGAGAGAACAACTTTCACGTTCCAGTTTGGATACTTTAGCGATCATCGCTTATAAACAGCCTATCACATTATCTGAAATTGATGATATTCGCGGAGTTTCTTCCAGAGCGATGGTAACTTCTCTCATATCTAAAAAACTGGTTAAACCGGTTGGTAATAAAGAAGTTCCTGGAAGACCGGCTTTGTATGGAACTACGAAAGATTTTTTAATACATTTCGGATTAAATAAACTGACCGATTTACCCGCACCTGTGGAAGTGAAGGAATTAAAATTCGAAAACCTGGATGATTTGATAGAGAATGGCCAAGAATAA
- a CDS encoding segregation and condensation protein A, producing MERENATQSFVVQWNNSEGGITEGPLSLLWSLIESYKVDIFEVSLSQITQDFLNFIKISASIHIDMGAEYALMAANLVYLKSKALLPDPGFEEEDYDPPLPPELVEKLLEHKKFQLTAQKMGDVDKVQAGVFSRETNQVIDESESWLDLSLLDLISAFNEILEKREDEAEIPALLTAPHRYSVEEKMGTISELLVERSDISFEELFSTVKPEKAEIVAVFLAMLELCKQRIVSIRQHKTFGEIRIFLVGEPWNATKPA from the coding sequence ATGGAGAGAGAAAACGCCACACAATCCTTCGTAGTTCAATGGAACAATTCCGAAGGTGGTATTACGGAGGGACCTTTAAGTCTTCTCTGGTCTCTTATAGAAAGTTATAAGGTGGATATATTTGAAGTATCCCTTTCTCAAATCACCCAAGACTTTCTAAACTTCATTAAGATTTCTGCAAGTATTCATATAGACATGGGAGCGGAATACGCTCTTATGGCCGCTAATTTAGTTTATCTCAAATCTAAAGCATTATTACCCGATCCAGGTTTCGAAGAAGAAGATTATGATCCTCCTCTTCCACCCGAACTGGTCGAAAAACTTTTAGAACATAAAAAATTCCAATTAACCGCCCAAAAAATGGGGGATGTGGATAAGGTCCAAGCCGGAGTATTTTCCAGAGAGACCAATCAGGTTATAGACGAGTCCGAATCCTGGCTGGATCTAAGCCTTCTAGACCTGATCTCCGCATTTAACGAGATCTTGGAAAAACGGGAAGACGAAGCTGAGATTCCCGCTTTACTTACCGCGCCCCACCGGTATTCTGTCGAAGAAAAGATGGGTACCATTTCCGAACTGCTCGTCGAACGTTCGGATATCTCCTTTGAAGAATTGTTTTCTACGGTCAAGCCGGAGAAAGCCGAGATAGTAGCCGTCTTTCTGGCAATGTTGGAGCTCTGCAAACAGAGAATTGTATCCATCCGCCAGCATAAAACTTTCGGCGAAATCCGTATATTCTTGGTGGGAGAACCGTGGAACGCGACAAAGCCGGCTTAA
- a CDS encoding response regulator, whose protein sequence is MARILVVDDAKFMRTMVKDALVAGGHEIVGEAENGNIAVDQYKAIKPDLVTMDITMREKDGIEAAQEIFKLDPKARIIMVTALGQEELLAKAIKMGVKDFVVKPFSPERLQQAAEKALNS, encoded by the coding sequence ATGGCCAGAATTCTCGTAGTAGACGATGCAAAATTCATGAGGACCATGGTGAAGGACGCACTCGTCGCCGGAGGGCATGAGATCGTCGGCGAGGCCGAAAACGGAAACATCGCTGTTGATCAGTACAAAGCGATCAAGCCGGACCTAGTCACCATGGATATCACCATGAGAGAAAAAGACGGGATCGAAGCAGCCCAGGAAATTTTTAAATTAGATCCGAAAGCACGTATCATTATGGTAACTGCTCTTGGTCAGGAAGAACTTCTTGCGAAAGCGATCAAGATGGGAGTGAAGGATTTCGTAGTAAAACCTTTCTCACCTGAAAGATTGCAACAGGCGGCAGAAAAAGCACTGAATTCATAA
- a CDS encoding protein-glutamate methylesterase/protein-glutamine glutaminase — translation MVGTPADGSIRVVIIDDSLLVRNIISDQIKKESRIQVIATGKTGVDCIELATKLRPDLVILDVEMPVMDGLTALQELQKRKLGIPVMMLSVLTQHGADATFKALEYGAIDFVPKPSSSNQFNPEEIGTVLKNRILAYFDSLRPSHAGLDPKKIVETVKSKIFKDEKKTVEAVCIGTSTGGPKALQTVFSDFPENFHLPIFVVQHMPVGFTKAFASRLNDHSKITVKEAEDGEEVRPGTGYVAPGDAHLKIESKAGRKWIALGREALVNGHRPSVEVLFDSAIREYGSALVGVIMTGMGKDGAAATLRMRETGASTVAQDEDSSVIFGMNRQAIEMGGVQFVEPVSAITSRILSILKERGN, via the coding sequence GTGGTAGGAACTCCCGCGGACGGGTCGATTCGGGTCGTAATCATAGATGACTCTCTCTTGGTGCGAAATATTATTTCGGACCAGATCAAAAAAGAAAGTCGGATCCAAGTTATAGCTACCGGTAAAACCGGAGTGGATTGTATTGAACTTGCCACTAAGCTACGACCAGACCTTGTAATTTTAGATGTAGAGATGCCTGTGATGGATGGGCTAACTGCGCTCCAAGAACTGCAGAAACGGAAATTGGGTATTCCGGTAATGATGCTCTCCGTTCTAACACAACATGGAGCTGATGCAACTTTCAAAGCATTAGAATACGGAGCAATAGATTTCGTTCCTAAACCTTCTTCTAGTAATCAATTTAATCCGGAAGAAATCGGAACAGTTCTCAAAAATAGAATACTCGCTTATTTCGATAGCTTAAGACCAAGTCATGCGGGGCTTGATCCCAAAAAAATCGTAGAAACGGTCAAAAGTAAAATTTTCAAGGACGAAAAGAAAACCGTGGAAGCGGTTTGTATCGGGACATCAACCGGTGGTCCTAAGGCATTACAGACTGTTTTTTCTGATTTTCCGGAGAATTTTCATCTACCAATTTTCGTCGTACAACATATGCCTGTGGGTTTTACGAAAGCTTTTGCTTCTCGTTTAAATGATCACTCTAAAATTACAGTAAAGGAAGCCGAGGACGGAGAAGAAGTTCGTCCCGGAACAGGTTACGTGGCGCCGGGTGATGCACATTTGAAGATCGAATCTAAGGCAGGACGTAAATGGATTGCCTTAGGTAGGGAAGCGTTGGTAAATGGACACAGGCCCTCAGTCGAAGTTTTATTCGACAGCGCAATCCGGGAATACGGGAGCGCCTTAGTCGGTGTGATTATGACCGGCATGGGAAAAGATGGAGCGGCAGCGACTCTCAGAATGAGAGAGACTGGAGCTTCTACTGTTGCCCAAGACGAGGACAGCTCCGTGATCTTCGGAATGAATCGCCAAGCCATCGAAATGGGTGGGGTTCAGTTCGTAGAACCAGTAAGCGCAATAACATCAAGGATACTTTCCATTCTTAAAGAAAGGGGAAACTAA
- a CDS encoding chemotaxis protein CheW yields the protein MAGVLGEYTELFLEESEDQIEELNANLLKLEKDQSNPQTINDIFRAAHSLKSSAAFVGLYNLSDLAHKMENLLQSIRDGKLAVNLSLVNLLFQCFDLIKNVIVNVAAGKKVDTPYTEMIQRLEAYEKNPDVASAPSSQARSVSQSATPVAKQEEIPGNGIDLDADDQKELEEILRNGSGKPWLLKVGLKKDSPMKGLRYTLIVQNLKNLGHVFRTKPSAEELENGTEAPYLSILIVSSESQEELTKAANVDMVENLMIQEFKLSGYSESGASSSYQLDEEERSSEAKVTLKSIKVSSDKLDQLMNNVGELVITNSGFQKIYDDLLRTFGDDQLFNELKGRIDLINRISKELQSGIMNIRMVPISTVFRRFSRLVRDLSLETGKTVDLVLNGESTELDKKVIDALGEPLLHLIRNSVDHGIESPEERKRLGKPETGIVELNAYQGGSNIMVEIRDDGRGLDLEKIRKKAIEKGLVSETDAAALEESDIYQFIFAPGFSTADKITDISGRGVGMNVVNSLIQEFKGKILIQSQKGSGTSFVLSFPQALAIIPSILIVMEEEVYAFPLSEVNETIKVNNEQITTLEGNEIINLRGEVLPIYRLNRILGLQDKTDREEFPVVIVQYKGRKLGFMVDELVGKHETVIKSLEKNFKNIKGLTGASIMGDGTIIMVLDIPGLVEFAAELEENARYVNYHLETMKRISTIRTIETEEEKYIQKTSNPTNVYNHKLHEITTRERERRKKSERKKSEESKKVIVAKEELEREISSTPIKTTMEIRPSEDKLITSTETPSELSSNTAVLERPAAKKEGMEEAYRSHINELISDSPVSDEERKRADHIIEGFLEQKKQRMMAVSHSKEFTGNLSKEQIKKIESVVNTGMMNAGMVLSQILNRNVDLFIPEIIMNDKEGLASEIRFSDDKFYGMKVRMTGDLNGNMLMMFSRENAKNLARELLDSNPIGDTLDDDTRSVLSEIANIVCASVLNSISNKAKVGVMPDVPELVEGTFLEVLDVVKPERTKFLSMLTEFNHEGNNLLGVLLFLPDFDELMDLLPKF from the coding sequence ATGGCAGGAGTACTTGGCGAATACACAGAACTCTTTTTGGAAGAGTCCGAAGACCAGATAGAAGAACTAAATGCGAACCTTCTAAAACTAGAAAAGGACCAGTCCAATCCTCAGACGATCAATGATATTTTCCGCGCGGCTCACTCTTTAAAAAGTTCTGCCGCTTTCGTTGGATTGTATAATCTTTCCGACCTCGCCCACAAGATGGAGAATCTTCTCCAAAGTATCCGAGATGGAAAACTTGCAGTTAATCTATCTCTGGTAAATCTACTATTCCAATGTTTTGATTTGATCAAGAATGTGATCGTGAATGTTGCTGCAGGTAAAAAAGTAGATACTCCTTATACGGAAATGATCCAACGATTGGAAGCTTACGAAAAAAATCCGGATGTTGCTTCTGCTCCGAGTTCCCAAGCAAGATCAGTTTCTCAATCCGCAACTCCAGTTGCAAAACAAGAAGAGATTCCCGGCAATGGAATTGATCTGGATGCGGATGACCAAAAAGAATTAGAAGAAATCCTTCGTAATGGTTCCGGAAAACCTTGGCTCTTAAAAGTGGGACTTAAAAAAGATTCCCCGATGAAAGGTTTACGTTATACTCTAATTGTTCAAAACCTGAAAAACTTGGGCCATGTATTCCGTACTAAACCAAGTGCAGAAGAATTGGAGAATGGAACCGAGGCACCGTATCTTTCTATTCTTATCGTAAGCTCTGAGTCTCAAGAAGAACTAACCAAAGCTGCTAATGTGGACATGGTGGAAAATCTGATGATCCAAGAGTTTAAGCTTAGCGGTTATTCCGAATCCGGAGCTTCTTCTTCCTACCAACTCGATGAGGAAGAAAGAAGTAGTGAGGCTAAAGTTACTTTAAAAAGTATTAAAGTATCTTCCGACAAACTGGATCAACTCATGAATAATGTGGGTGAGCTTGTGATCACTAACTCAGGCTTCCAGAAAATTTACGATGACCTTCTTCGCACATTTGGGGACGATCAGTTATTTAACGAACTCAAAGGTCGTATCGATCTGATCAATCGTATTTCTAAGGAACTTCAGTCCGGTATCATGAATATTCGGATGGTCCCGATTTCCACTGTCTTCCGTCGTTTCTCTCGTTTGGTCAGAGACCTTTCTTTGGAAACCGGAAAAACGGTGGATCTGGTCCTGAATGGAGAGTCCACCGAGTTGGACAAAAAAGTTATCGATGCATTGGGGGAACCACTTCTCCACTTGATCCGGAACTCTGTGGATCATGGTATCGAATCTCCGGAAGAAAGAAAAAGATTGGGAAAACCTGAAACCGGAATTGTAGAACTGAATGCTTACCAGGGCGGTAGCAATATTATGGTAGAGATCCGTGACGATGGTCGCGGACTGGATCTAGAAAAGATCCGCAAAAAAGCAATTGAGAAGGGGCTTGTTTCCGAAACCGACGCGGCTGCTTTAGAAGAAAGTGATATTTACCAATTCATCTTTGCTCCTGGTTTCTCCACTGCGGACAAGATCACCGATATTTCCGGTCGTGGTGTTGGGATGAATGTGGTCAATAGCCTCATCCAAGAATTCAAAGGCAAAATTCTGATCCAATCCCAGAAAGGATCCGGAACTTCATTTGTTCTATCTTTCCCTCAGGCGCTTGCAATCATTCCTTCAATTCTGATTGTAATGGAAGAAGAAGTGTATGCTTTCCCACTTTCGGAAGTGAACGAGACCATCAAGGTAAACAACGAACAGATCACTACTCTGGAAGGAAACGAGATCATCAATTTGAGAGGGGAGGTTCTTCCTATCTACAGATTGAATCGTATCTTGGGTCTTCAGGACAAAACAGACAGGGAAGAATTCCCAGTTGTTATCGTTCAATACAAGGGCCGCAAGTTAGGCTTCATGGTAGATGAACTTGTTGGAAAACACGAGACAGTCATCAAGTCTTTGGAGAAAAACTTCAAAAATATCAAAGGGCTTACCGGAGCTTCCATCATGGGAGACGGAACTATTATCATGGTCTTAGATATTCCGGGACTTGTGGAATTTGCCGCCGAGTTGGAAGAGAATGCAAGATACGTGAACTATCATCTGGAAACGATGAAACGTATCAGTACGATCCGAACTATCGAAACGGAAGAAGAGAAGTATATCCAAAAAACTTCCAACCCTACTAACGTTTATAATCATAAATTACACGAGATTACTACTCGTGAAAGAGAACGTCGCAAGAAGAGCGAACGTAAAAAATCGGAAGAATCCAAAAAGGTAATTGTAGCGAAAGAAGAACTCGAGAGAGAAATTTCTTCCACTCCGATCAAGACCACTATGGAGATCCGTCCTTCCGAGGATAAGCTCATCACTTCCACTGAAACTCCTTCCGAACTTTCTTCCAATACTGCGGTTCTGGAAAGACCTGCTGCTAAAAAAGAAGGAATGGAAGAGGCTTACAGATCCCATATCAACGAATTGATCTCTGATTCTCCGGTTTCTGACGAAGAAAGAAAAAGAGCGGATCATATTATAGAAGGTTTCTTGGAGCAGAAAAAACAGAGAATGATGGCTGTTTCTCACTCTAAAGAATTCACAGGAAACCTGAGCAAGGAACAGATCAAAAAAATCGAATCCGTAGTTAATACCGGTATGATGAATGCCGGTATGGTACTTTCTCAGATCCTAAATAGGAACGTGGATCTGTTTATTCCTGAAATTATCATGAATGATAAAGAAGGTTTGGCTTCCGAGATCCGTTTCTCTGACGATAAATTCTACGGAATGAAGGTCAGAATGACCGGAGATCTGAACGGGAACATGCTTATGATGTTCTCCAGGGAAAATGCCAAAAATCTTGCCAGAGAACTTTTAGATTCTAATCCGATCGGAGATACTTTGGATGATGATACTCGAAGTGTACTGTCTGAGATCGCAAACATCGTTTGTGCCTCTGTTTTGAACTCTATTTCCAATAAGGCGAAAGTGGGCGTGATGCCGGATGTTCCGGAACTTGTGGAAGGAACCTTCCTCGAAGTTTTGGATGTTGTAAAACCGGAAAGAACTAAGTTCTTGAGCATGCTTACTGAATTTAATCATGAGGGAAACAACCTGTTAGGAGTACTTTTATTCCTTCCGGACTTCGATGAACTCATGGATTTGCTTCCGAAATTTTAA
- a CDS encoding chemotaxis protein CheW — protein sequence MDKNNHAEQNQEEKELDTIQEFLTFEVDKEIFGIDILYIHEILKPVPITRIPNVEGFILGVINLRGEIIPIMDLKELFGLGFCDILPSTRIIVVVTGEKRAGLLVDSVKQVVKIRKDKVSQADEDLSVNYSELIESVSQFEESLILNLNLSKVMDYAGEEA from the coding sequence ATAGATAAAAACAACCACGCGGAACAAAACCAAGAAGAGAAAGAGCTGGATACTATCCAGGAATTTCTCACATTCGAAGTGGATAAGGAAATTTTCGGGATCGATATTCTTTATATCCACGAGATCCTAAAACCGGTGCCTATTACAAGAATTCCTAATGTAGAAGGTTTTATATTAGGGGTGATCAACTTAAGAGGTGAGATCATTCCGATCATGGATCTGAAGGAACTTTTCGGATTAGGTTTTTGTGATATTCTTCCTTCCACTCGGATCATTGTAGTTGTCACTGGAGAAAAAAGGGCAGGTCTCCTAGTTGACTCGGTAAAACAAGTTGTTAAGATCCGGAAAGACAAGGTCAGTCAAGCAGACGAAGACCTGAGTGTAAATTATAGCGAACTTATAGAATCAGTCAGCCAGTTCGAAGAATCTCTTATCCTAAACTTGAATCTTTCCAAGGTAATGGATTATGCAGGGGAGGAAGCGTAA
- a CDS encoding 5-formyltetrahydrofolate cyclo-ligase, giving the protein MVSKSEARKNIKSLLLGVPSRKEKEENIRSNLLKFLRHSSSSPQLKIISYVADDFEISPFLPLGPSLQLGSFGLDIFFPKVTNSGLEFRSGLGFSSGAFGILEPTGEGLLKPEDADWIIVPALGWNGEGARLGRGKGFYDRSLKDILSEKMIGLSFEDLYPCDFSEEPHDLKAGTVITEKKNHCFPGKMGEKSVG; this is encoded by the coding sequence TTGGTTTCTAAATCGGAAGCCAGAAAAAATATTAAATCTCTTCTCTTGGGAGTTCCTTCCAGGAAGGAAAAAGAAGAAAATATTCGCTCCAATCTTTTGAAATTTCTGAGACATAGCTCATCTTCTCCCCAATTAAAAATCATCTCCTATGTTGCTGATGATTTTGAGATTTCTCCTTTTCTACCGTTAGGTCCTTCTTTACAGTTAGGAAGTTTCGGTTTGGACATATTTTTTCCAAAAGTAACAAATTCAGGACTTGAATTCAGATCAGGTTTAGGATTTTCCTCGGGTGCATTTGGCATTTTAGAACCAACCGGAGAAGGTTTATTAAAACCGGAAGATGCAGACTGGATTATCGTGCCCGCCTTGGGTTGGAATGGGGAGGGGGCAAGGCTTGGTAGGGGGAAAGGTTTTTATGATCGTTCTCTAAAGGATATACTTTCCGAAAAAATGATTGGCCTTTCTTTTGAGGACCTATACCCTTGCGATTTTTCTGAGGAGCCCCATGATCTAAAAGCAGGTACTGTGATTACAGAGAAAAAAAACCATTGCTTTCCCGGTAAAATGGGAGAAAAATCAGTCGGATAA
- a CDS encoding cell division protein ZapA: MSERVKARILGDDYTIVGDTDPEYIHRLAELVDRKIRELQLGMPNAPKLKLAVLAALNFADELEQSKNKTDESGPSSPEAEEKTKKLITLLEEGLIGDL, from the coding sequence ATGAGTGAAAGAGTCAAAGCTCGTATACTGGGCGACGACTATACCATTGTAGGCGATACCGATCCGGAATACATCCATAGGCTCGCCGAATTGGTAGACCGAAAAATCCGTGAGTTACAATTGGGAATGCCTAATGCACCTAAATTGAAACTCGCGGTGCTCGCTGCTTTAAACTTCGCAGACGAATTGGAACAATCCAAAAACAAAACCGACGAATCAGGACCTTCTTCTCCGGAAGCGGAAGAGAAGACTAAAAAATTGATCACTCTTTTAGAAGAAGGTTTGATCGGAGATCTTTGA
- the rplT gene encoding 50S ribosomal protein L20 codes for MPRATNGTIHKNRRKKILKTAKGFRGARSKLYRTAKSAVMKAGQWAYRDRRAKKRDFRKLWIIRINAAAREAGLSYSQFMYGLKKANISLDRKALAELAFSDKETFNALVEKIKVAA; via the coding sequence ATGCCACGCGCAACAAACGGAACCATACACAAGAATCGTCGTAAAAAAATCCTAAAAACCGCAAAAGGTTTTAGAGGAGCAAGATCCAAACTTTACAGAACTGCGAAATCCGCAGTAATGAAAGCGGGTCAGTGGGCGTATAGAGACAGAAGAGCAAAAAAACGTGATTTCCGCAAACTTTGGATTATCCGTATCAATGCTGCTGCTCGCGAAGCTGGACTTTCTTATTCTCAATTCATGTACGGATTGAAAAAAGCCAATATTTCTTTGGATAGAAAAGCCCTGGCCGAACTTGCGTTTAGCGACAAAGAAACTTTCAACGCTCTGGTTGAAAAAATCAAGGTAGCGGCGTAA
- the rpmI gene encoding 50S ribosomal protein L35 codes for MPKLKTNRAAAKRFKFSKNNKIKRKSMNTRHILTKKGPKRRRRLRGMTLVVDADWKAIVRLMPYGVR; via the coding sequence ATGCCTAAGCTTAAAACAAATAGAGCCGCAGCTAAACGGTTCAAGTTTTCCAAAAATAATAAAATAAAACGGAAGAGTATGAACACCCGTCACATTCTTACCAAAAAAGGACCTAAAAGACGTCGTCGTCTTAGAGGAATGACCTTGGTAGTGGATGCGGATTGGAAAGCAATCGTTAGACTCATGCCTTACGGAGTTCGATAA
- the infC gene encoding translation initiation factor IF-3, giving the protein MQKRPQPKPTDKLFTHRINEKITGVSQVRLVSDDGAMIVSFDEALRRAKEENLDLVEVSGDQEIHVCKIIDYGKYKFELLKKSKEAKKKQHVINVKEVKIRPRIEQHDYDIKRRHAVEFLQKGDKVKVSLRFRGREMMHSELGMNVVNRMVEDLKSVGTPEREPVLDGRQIVVVITPLAAKQ; this is encoded by the coding sequence ATGCAGAAGAGGCCTCAACCGAAACCCACCGATAAGCTATTTACTCATAGAATTAATGAGAAAATTACAGGGGTATCCCAAGTAAGATTGGTGTCGGATGACGGTGCAATGATCGTTTCTTTTGACGAAGCATTACGACGTGCTAAAGAAGAGAACTTGGATCTGGTAGAAGTATCCGGTGACCAAGAGATTCACGTCTGCAAGATCATCGATTACGGTAAATATAAGTTCGAACTACTTAAAAAGAGTAAGGAAGCTAAGAAGAAACAACACGTAATCAACGTGAAAGAAGTGAAGATCCGTCCAAGGATCGAACAACATGATTACGATATTAAAAGACGCCACGCAGTGGAGTTTCTTCAAAAAGGTGACAAAGTTAAAGTCAGCCTTCGCTTTCGCGGTCGTGAAATGATGCACTCCGAACTCGGGATGAACGTAGTCAATCGAATGGTAGAAGATTTGAAATCGGTCGGTACTCCGGAAAGAGAACCAGTGTTAGACGGCCGCCAAATCGTTGTAGTTATCACACCTCTTGCTGCAAAGCAATAG